In Pelmatolapia mariae isolate MD_Pm_ZW linkage group LG13, Pm_UMD_F_2, whole genome shotgun sequence, a genomic segment contains:
- the LOC135933743 gene encoding transmembrane protein 254-like, translating to MGKHDTGTCDFCGQEETFEHVVLECDKYKRERERLQFELQENSVHLREKKKKKKIQASLGELDTCVGASVLQDPSLATSDGRDYFQRTRLFWMVTLSVALIYFACTVFAPDVVPFELLGPFGTFSKNLAYNHPDLLYKGWWLACAIHLSEALVALKLCSNKGIKDMSTRCLWFIQTFLFGFASLHLLIKYDPERSKQD from the exons ATGGGCAAACATGACACGGGGACTTGTGACTTCTGTGGACAGGAGGAGACGTTTGAGCATGTAGTGTTGGAGTGCGATAAGTATAAgcgagaaagggaaagattgcAGTTTGAATTGCAAGAAAATAGTGTTCACCTAAGG gagaagaagaagaagaagaagatacaGGCATCGCTAGGTGAGCTTGATACATGCGTCGGTGCGTCAGTGTTGCAGGACCCATCACTAGCTACAAGTGATGGACGCGATTATTTTCAGAGAACACGTCTCTTCTGGATGGTCACCCTGTCAGTGGCGCTGATATATTTCGCT TGCACGGTGTTTGCACCAGATGTAGTCCCATTTGAGCTCCTTGGTCCATTTGGCACCTTCTCCAAAAACCTTGCGTATAACCATCCTGATCTACTGTACAAAGG ATGGTGGTTGGCCTGTGCTATTCATCTTTCTGAGGCCCTGGTTGCACTGAAGTTGTGCAG TAACAAAGGCATCAAGGACATGTCCACTCGGTGCCTGTGGTTTATCCAGACCTTTCTGTTTGGCTTCGCCTCCCTCCACCTGCTAATTAAGTACGACCCAGAGCGTTCCAAGCAGGACTGA